Sequence from the Leptospira montravelensis genome:
TGCTGCTGCTGCCCTCAATCCAAAACCAAGAAACTACAAATCCCCAGCTTCTGAATGGAAAAATGGAAACACTGCTGCTGCTGTGACTAAAACTTTGAAAGAAGGAATCAAAGGATCTCCAATGGTTGCTTACGGACATTTGGGTGATGATAATATTCGCATCCTTGCAAAATACGTAGAACACCTTTCTAAAAATTAATCTTTGTCTTTTTCGGTTCCGCCTACGGGTCGGAGCCGAACACTTGTCTTTATGAACCAAATCATTAAAAAAGCCGATCGACCCACCTGTGATTGTGGAACCACTCGTGACGATGAAAATGCACGTAAAGTTGTAAAGTATTCCAAATGGGGAATGATAGCAATGGGTCTTGTCGGGATATCAGCTACACCAACCGATATATACTTTGTTTGTCGAAAGTGCAAACAACCCTTCGGACGTATGACGAAAGAAGAAAGAAAATCGAAATCCTAATTTTTGTTGACCCGCGTTCTCGGTGGATTTCCCTGGAAGCTAATGATGGAAGAGTTTAAGATTCGGTTAGGATTTGAAAACGGGGGAAATTTACCTGTAATTCATATATCTGGCGAAATCACATCCGAAGCCGAAGAAGAGATTGTGGAATCTTACGAATCCATCCCCGCGGATAAACGAAATCGGGTCATTTTGAACTTTTCGGAAACATCTTATATCAACTCTGCAGGAATTGCCACTCTCATCAGTCTGATCACAAAATCATCTGAGAACCAAGGAAAAATTGAATTTGCAGGACTCAACACACACTTTAGAAAAGTGATGGATATTGTTGGTCTGACTGATTTTGTCCTCATTCACGATTCTCTAAATTCTGCACTCACCCAAGTCTAAATTATTCTAGATTCCAAACTTCCCTTCCGTAAGATAGGAGGGAGAGAGGTCTTTTCATGAGTGAAGTGGAAATCCACGTCAAGGGCAAAACATATAAATTACCGGTCATTGTTGGTACCGATGGAAAAGAGGGAATCGACCTAACCGATTTTTATAGAAAAACGGGCCTGGTTACTGTTGATCCTGGTTTGTTTAATACAGCTCTTGGATTGTCTAAAGTATCAAGACGTGATCCCGAAAAAGGGGAACTAACCTATCGCGGTTATGACCTAAAAGAACTCGCATACCAATCCACATTTGTGGAAACTTCGTTTTTATTAATTTATGGTAACCTTCCCACTAAACAAGAGTTAAATGACTTTTCGGGTCGTCTTTCTAAACACTCTATGATCCACGAAGATATGTTAAATCTTTTTGACGGATTTCCTGGTGTTGCCAATCCATTAGCAGTTTTATCTGTAATGGTCACTTCACTTTCTAGTTATTATTTAGAAGAATATGAAGAAAAGTTAGATATGGGTGTGGATTTGATCGCAAGGTTACTTGCAAAAATTCGTACCATTGCAGCTTTCACTTATAAACATGCTGTCGGCCATCCTTTCGTATACCCTTTGGATAAAAATCCATACTGCACAAACTTTCTTTATATGATGCATAAAATGCCTGCGGACAATTATACCGTACCAGAAGAGTTTGACCGCATTTTAAATCAAATGTGGATTTTACATGCAGACCACGAACAGAATGTATCCAACACCGCCGTTCAAGTGGTAGGTTCCACACAAGCCAATTTATTTGCCTCAATTTCTGCAGGAATCATGGCACAATGGGGAGCACGCGAAGGGGGACGACCTACCGCAGCCATTGGACTTATCGAAGACATCATCAAAACAAAAACTCCTGTGAAGGATTATTTTGAAAGATTCAAACGAGGTGGTTTGAATATTCAAACCAATGGTTTTGGTCAAAAGGCTTATGATGTAGTGAGTCCTCGTGCGATGGTTGCCCGTGAAATCATCCGTGAATTCTACAAAGGTAGAAAGTTGTCAGCTGTGGAAGATGTGGCTCTTCAAATAGACGAAGTGGTTTGGAACGATTCCTACTTTATGGAGAATCTTTTGTATCCTAATTTAGAATACTACTCTGGACTCGTATTTCACACATTGGGAATCCCAAAGAATATGTTCTCTGTGATGCAGGTTATCGGTAGACTTCCAGGTTGGCTTGCGCATTGGAGAGAACAAAGGATGAAGGGAGACTTCTCAAAAGTTCGTCCAAAACAGATATATGTGGGTGAAAACCAAAGAAAGTATATCCCTGTTCAGAACCGCCTTTAGGTTTTTTAAACTGCCAAATCTGATGAATTTCCGGTGGTTCGGACTTTTTTGGTGTTTGGTGTTTGTTTCGTGTATTCCGAAAGAGGCACCACCCAAAGTGGAGAAGGGGGTTCTTTCCGCTGAATCTTATCTAAGTTCTCCGGCAAAAACCGTTGAACTTAAGGGTGAGTGGGAATATTATCCAGGTCTTCTTATTTCTCCTTTAGAGTTAGAGATTTTAAAAACAAATAGGGAACCCCATTTTTTTGAGGTTCCTGGAGTTTGGTCCGACTCTTTTTGGAAAAGGGGATTTCTGGCTGGAGATGGATATGCAACATTCAGCATGAAAGTCCAACATGGACTAAAAGGAGTTCCCTTATCCTTAAAAGTGCCTGAGATGGAGACCGCCTATAATCTGTTTGTTGATGGTGTGAAATTATCATCCAATGGAGTTGTTACTACTTCTTACCAAACTGGGAAACCGGAATACCGACCACTCATTGTCGATTTTTTCCCCAAAGAGAATCAAACTTCTATTTTATTACAAATTTCCAATTACCATCACAGAAAGGGCGGGCCTGCGCAAATATTGGTTTTGGGAAGGACATCTGATATACACTATCAATTCGAGTTTGAAATTCTACGCGATATGTTACTTGTGGGTAGCATTTTGTTTATGGGAATTTATCATTTGTTTTTGTTTTGGAACAGAAAAAAAGATCCTTTCACGTATTGGTTTGCTCTTACTTGTATTCTTGTCGCCTTACGTGTGTTCATTACTGGGAACAAATATGTTGTTCATCTGTATCCAAACATTTCTTGGGAAATCCATTTGAAATTAAGTTACTTGAGTTTCTTTTTGATTACACCTATTTTTGCCCGTTATGTTTATTTACTCTTTAAACCCTATTTTTCGCGCAGCGTTTATGAATTACTTAAATATTCAGGTTTTGCATTTTGTTTTATTGTCCTCTTGACGAGATCTTCCTTTTATACGTATCTGATGGTTCCTTTTCAGGTATTTACCTTGTTAGGTGCTTTTTATACATTTTTTGTAATTATCAGAGCCATTCGTGATTCTTCTCCAGGTTCGTTTATCTTTTTGATTAGCTTTGTCGTTTTTATTTCAAGTTTTACAAATGATATTTTGGTAAATAACCTTATCTTTCATGGACCACTTTTGATCCATTTTGGAATCTTTACTATGTTCTTTGTGCAGTCTGTATATATCGCGAGAAATTTTTCAAAAGGTTTTGTGGACGCAGAAAACTTGGCAGGTGAACTTTCAGAAAAAAATCATACATTACAAAGTGTTCAAAATCAACTAACAGAGTTAAACGAAAGATTAGAAACTCGAGTCAAAGACAAAACCGAAGAACTCCAAGGGAAATTAGATCAAATTGGGAAAGATATGAGACTGGCAAAGTCAATCATTCAGAGTGTTACTAAACTTCCCGATTTAGACCCATATATCAAAGTAGATATATTATACAAACCGATTGCTGAAGTGGGTGGAGATATATATTTTGTAAAACGCATTCAGGATTTTTATTACCGTTTCTTTTTAGGTGATGCGACAGGTCATGGTTTACAAGCGGCTCTTTATTCAATGATGATCCAATCTGAATTTGAACGTGTGTCTGCGGTTGCTATGCGGCCAAACGATTTGTTGTTTTATATGAACCAACATTTTTATGATAAAAATGCTGACCTTCAAATTTATTTCCCTGCGATTGTGATGGATTTTGATTTTCACCAGAAGATCCTGCGTTATGCGGGAGGCGGAGTCCAAAACCAAATCCATATGAAAAAAAATGGTGTTACGGCAATGTTGGAAAATACGGGGCCAATCATTGGAATATTGGAACACTACAGGTACGGAATTACTGAATCGAAGGTTGAATCATGTGATCGTATCTTTTTATTTACAGATGGATTGTTTGAGGAGTTAAACGAATCTGATGGCACACAGGCTTGGGGAGATTTGTTAGAGATCATCCAAAAAACGGTGTCCTTGCCATTTTCAGAAGTTCTTCCATCGATTCAAAACATGTTATTCCAAAGAATGGAAAAATCTCAATGGAAAGATGATTCCACTCTCATCTTTATCGAAGTCACCTAAATTTGTTTCAATGTTAGGTGACTTTTAGGAACAATTAGAAATTGATTCGTATTTATATTTAGATTTTATAAACTACCAATCTCCAGAAGCTCCACCACCAGCAGAATCCCCGCCACCTCCAGACCAACTGTCGGATCCGCCTGACGACCAGGAATCCCCTCCACTTGACCAACCTCCACCGCCAAAATATCCTCCATCAGAACCACCACCATTACCGATTCCTAATTTACGTTTTAAAAACATAACTAGTATAAATAAAAGTACGGCAACGATTAAGCCAAAGGTACTTCCAAATAGAAAGGTTAAAAAGGGAAATAAAACTAAAAGGCCTATGACAGTAAACATTATCCCTCCAATCGAAGGAACAATTAAGGAAATCAAAGTAAAGATCCCTCCCACAAGGCCAGAAGAAAACACTTCCTCGTCGGAACTGTTGCCGGTTGTAGCCACATCATCTTCTGAAGGGGAATATTCCCCTCGAATTGCAGCCATAATCGCATTCACGCCTGCAGTGACACCACCATCCATATCTTTGTCAATAAAACGTGGTTTAAGTTCATCACGAATGATATGTTTAGCTTGAATGTCAGTAAGCGAACCTTCAAGTCCACGACCCACTAATATTTTCATCTTTCTTTCGTTAGGTGCTACAATTAGCAAAACTCCATTTTTTTTGGATTTTTGTCCCAACTTCCATTCATCAAAAATTTGAATAGCTACATCATCAATGGGTTCATCTTGTAAGCTCGCGGTAGTGTATACAGCAATTTGGTTAGAAGTTTCGACTTCGAATTGTTTCAGATTTGTTTCAATTTGATTAACGGTTGCTTCGGATAAAATTCCAGCGTGGTCCATCACTCTTCTTTCTAATTTTGGAACTGGATAAGAAAAAATTTCTGTGAATGTAACGATTAAAATAGAAAGAAAACAACCAATGTTTTTTCGTCCTAACCTAGGTATAATTTTTGAATTTATGAATATTAAGTTGAATTTCATTACATCAATTTCCCACCATCACGGATTTCGTTAGAGATTTCGTTTTTATCATCTTTTTCGATTTGAATATTGTATTTTTTGAGAAGTTGTCCGCAGAATAGAATACTTGAAACGATACCTTCTTTTTTTTTGTTTGATTTCATTCCTTCAATGATAAGTCTTACTGCTTCGTTCCATTCTGACTTAGGCACAATCCTTGCGATTTCTTTGTCGGGTAAAATTCTTACAATATGTTCAAACAAAGAAATATAGATTAAAATACCCGTTCTGTTTTTTGTAAGAAACACTTCTTCATCCAAAAAGGCTTCTTTTGCTCTGAGATCAACAAAGTATTGTTTGGCGGTCTTTGAAACTAAATTGATTCTGAGTTTAGGAAAGAGTATTGTGATGGATAATCCGAGAAGGGCGCCAATCCAAACAGATAAAACGGCAAAAAAAGATTCACCGCTCCATACAAGGCTGTAGAATTTTTGTGCAGTATAAAATGTAACGCCTGTAACTCCTCCCATAAGAAAGGCACCAAGCCATGCCCATTCTTTATAATGGTGAGACGATTCTGCAAAATAAGGAACAATTTCTGCCGAAGTTTTTGATTCTGCTTCACCAACTGCAGATTTGATCTCATCTAAGTCAGATTTTGAGAAATAACGTGTTAGTATACTCATGGGCAGAAGAAAAACAGGAATCCTTGCCCAAATCAACTAAAAAAACTAGATTTTAGAATCGATGACGATGATCAAACTGACCAAAAATAAATGTAGGATACTAAAAAAGAAAAAACGTTTTGCAAGGAGTTTGTCTCCCGAAAGTTTCAGTCGATATGCGAAAACTAAAATCAGTATAGTCAGAAAAATCGCAGAACCTAAAAATAAAAACCCCATCCTTGCATCGGCAAAATAAAATCCAATGACAGATAACGAATAGGCAATGGCATAAAGAAAGATCTGGTTTACGGTTTTCTGAATTCCTGATACAACAGGCATCATGGGAATTCCTGCGAACTCATAATCATCTTTTAAGAAGATAGCCAGTGCCCAGAAGTGTGCAGGTGTCCAAAGAAAAATCATTAAAAATAAAATCCAAGCGGGCACGGGTAGGGTATTTGCCATTGCCGCATATCCAATCAAAGGGCCAATACATCCAGAAATCCCACCAATTACAATGTTTTGTTCTGTCCTGGGCTTTAACCAAATAGTATATAAAAATACATATAAAAGCAAAGCAGAAAGTGCACAAACGGCTGTTAGTAGATTTATGAAATATGTTAAAATTCCAAATGCCAAAATGGCGACAATGACTCCAAGAAAGAGAGCAAAAATTGGTGTAATTTCTCCAGAAGGGATTGGTCTTTGTTTGGTTCTGTACATTACCGCATCTCTTTCTCTTTCAATGTACTGATTGAGAATAAAAGAGGCAGAACTCATTAAATAAGTTCCAAGGAGTGTGATAAAGATTTCCCAAAGAGAAGGATAACCTGAAGTTCCTAGATACATTCCTGGAAGAACGGTAGCAAGTACGAGTACAGTGACTCTAGGTTTTGTCAGTTGGTTCCATAATCGGAACATTATTGGGCTCCTGTTTCAGAAGACCTAAAATGATAAAAGGCTGCTATAAAACAAAACATAAACACAAGAACACCATTTAACGTGTGTAATCCGGTGATAATCTTGGGTAATTGGTACAATACGTTCATTGCACCCAGAAAAATTTGAAAAGAAATCAAATAAGCTGCAATTTTTAAAGATTTTTTGACAAGATTATCTTTTAAGTAAAGAATTCCATAGGCTGACAAAGAAAGTACAGACAAAGCAGCTATATATCCAAACAATCTATGTTCCATTTGAAATCGGATGGGTCCTATCATTTTTGGAAACCACTCCCCATTACAAGTAGGGAAGTCGGAACAAACAAGTCCTGCATAGTGAGAACTCACCTTCCCGCCAAGAAAAAGTTGGTATAAAACAACGCTAAGTACAAAAAGGAAAAAATATTTACCGGGCCGATTCCATTGGAATGTGGTAGTATTACCTTCTGCGATCAGTAATCGGACAGTCAAACAGCTTGATAATAATAAAACAGCATTGAGTAAATGCAGATTAACAGTTGTTGGGTGGAGGAGTTTGGTAACAGTCAAACCACCGAGTATCACTTGGGAAATAAGAAATAATAGGGAGAGTGTTGCAGGGATACCCAGGTTTTTTCGAGTTTCTTCATTTCGTAAAATCCAAACAAAACCAATTCCCACAAGAATTCCTAAAATTCCTGAGTAATAACGGTGACCCACTTCCATAAAGATCTGGAATGTAAACTCTGGCACAAATTTCCCGTGGCACAATGGCCAATCAGGACATGCGAGTCCCGAATCGGTTGCTCTTACGAGTGGACCGTAAAGGAGATTGATAAGGATCATTGCGGAAAGTATGGTGTAAAAACGTTTGAGTGTCATACGTCTATCTGTTTCCTCCAGGTTTTGTGATCTGAGTTTAGGGAAAATAAAATTAATCTTGCATCTTTTAAAAATTGTTGGATAAAAAGAGCAGTTTTTCGTATAGACTATATCAGGTAAAATTATGCAAAACACAGACCTTTACAATAAGGGTGGCTATTGGACTTTCCTTGTCACACTCGTACTCAACATTCTTTTTTTCGCTTATATTTCCTTTGTTCACCCGGGTACTCCGGATAACCCAGGAATGGAATCAAAAAGCGTTCAGTCCAAATAGGGTAACCACCAAACCTTCGTGAACATTCGATTCTTCTTTTTTCTTTTTCTGTTAATTGGAACCAGCGTGTCTGCGTATGATCCGCATTCCAACTTGACTCGGGAAAATAAACTTCCGAAAGAATTAGAAAATATTGGATTTTCTGATGTCACGGGGAAGTCGCTCAATCTCGACATTCCATTTCGCGATGAATCCGGAAAAACTGTTAAGTTTTCCGATTTTTTATCGAAAGGGAAACCAATCCTCCTATCTCCCGTTTACTTCAAATGTCCTACTCTTTGTAATTTTCATCTCAACGGTGTGTTCCAAGGGTTAAAAGCACTCGATTGGTCCCTCGGTAAAGAATACCAATACATTGCAGTATCCATTGATCCGAAAGAAAATGAGTCGGTTGCTTTTCCTAAAAAAGGGGCTTATTTGAAGGAATATGGTAGGGAAGGTGCTGAATTTGGACTCCACCTCCTCACGGGTACACAGGAATCCATTGATGCTTTAACCAAACAATTGGACTTTCGGTATGCTTGGGATGCAGAAGCAAAACAATACATCCACGCCAGTGGGGTTTACGTTTTGACTCCGGAGGGAAAGGTGTCACGCATCTTTCAAGGGATCCAGCTTGAGCCTAGAGATTTAAAATTTGCCTTCCTCGAGGCATCTTCTGGTAAGATTGGGAGTTTTGTGGACAAGTTTGCTTTATTTTGCTTTCAATTTGATCCGAGAAAAAATAAATATACGATATACGCATACAGGATGATGCAATTCGGGGGGGCGGTCACCTTACTCCTTCTCGGTGCGTTTTTATACATAAACTGGCGAAAAATAACAAATAACAACCGTCAAGGAGTCACATAGATGTCTTGGAGCAGTCTCATTCCAGCGACCTCGTTCATGCCTATCCAGGCAACTGAAATCGCAAAAGAAGTCGATCTTCTCTATGCGTTTCTGATCATAGCAAGCCTTGTTTCGTTTGTCATCTTAGTTGGTGGAATGACATGGTTCCTCATCAAGTTCAAACGTACAAGTTTAGACCAGAAATCCGCATACATTACTCACAATAATTTTGCAGAATTTCTTTGGTCGTTCATTCCTCTCATTATCATGATGGGGATTTTCTACTGGGGTATGGTCATTTTTGAAAAACTTAGGACCCCTCCAGAAGACATTGCGGCTGAAATTCATGTCACTGCGGAGCAGTGGGCTTGGACTTATCGTTATGCAAACGGAAAAGAATTTTATAGTTCTGCAAACGATCCTATGATCGTTCCTGCCGGAAAAGCTACAAAACTCGTCCTAACTTCTAAAGATGTAATCCATAGTTTCTTTGTTCCTGCCTTCCGAACCAAACAAGATGCGGTTCCAGGGAAACTCACACAACTTTGGTTCGAACCAAAACAACCAGGTGAATACATAGTATTCTGTACTGAGTATTGCGGAACGAAACACTCTGGTATGATGATCAAAATCAAAGCCATTCCTTCTGAGGAATATGCCGCTTGGTACCATGCTGAGAAAAAAGGTGCTGATAGTCCTGCAGATCTTGGAAAGACATTATTTGCTCAAAAAGCTTGTGCTTCTTGCCACTCGATCGACGGATCTAGAATTGTGGGACCTACAATGAAGGGACTTTTTGGTTCTGGTAGAAAATTTGCTGATGGTAGCCAAACCAAAGCAGATGAAAACTACTTACGCGAATCCATCTTAGTTTCTTCTGCGAAAATCGTAGAAGGTTATCCACCTGCGATGCCAGTGTTCCAAGGCCAACTCTCTGATGAAGACGTTGCCAACTTAATTGAATATATCAAATCCATTAAATAAGGAAGAGAGATGAGTTCAGCACAGACAAAAACCGAACATGGTCACACAGACCATAATTATCTGAACCACGGATCTGGAATCTGGTCTTGGATGACCACTCTAGACCACAAACGAATTGGTCTTATGTATTTTGCTACAGTTTCCACCCTTTTCTTGATCGGTGGTTTCTTTGCTTTGGGAATTCGTT
This genomic interval carries:
- a CDS encoding heme o synthase, which encodes MFRLWNQLTKPRVTVLVLATVLPGMYLGTSGYPSLWEIFITLLGTYLMSSASFILNQYIERERDAVMYRTKQRPIPSGEITPIFALFLGVIVAILAFGILTYFINLLTAVCALSALLLYVFLYTIWLKPRTEQNIVIGGISGCIGPLIGYAAMANTLPVPAWILFLMIFLWTPAHFWALAIFLKDDYEFAGIPMMPVVSGIQKTVNQIFLYAIAYSLSVIGFYFADARMGFLFLGSAIFLTILILVFAYRLKLSGDKLLAKRFFFFSILHLFLVSLIIVIDSKI
- a CDS encoding SpoIIE family protein phosphatase gives rise to the protein MNFRWFGLFWCLVFVSCIPKEAPPKVEKGVLSAESYLSSPAKTVELKGEWEYYPGLLISPLELEILKTNREPHFFEVPGVWSDSFWKRGFLAGDGYATFSMKVQHGLKGVPLSLKVPEMETAYNLFVDGVKLSSNGVVTTSYQTGKPEYRPLIVDFFPKENQTSILLQISNYHHRKGGPAQILVLGRTSDIHYQFEFEILRDMLLVGSILFMGIYHLFLFWNRKKDPFTYWFALTCILVALRVFITGNKYVVHLYPNISWEIHLKLSYLSFFLITPIFARYVYLLFKPYFSRSVYELLKYSGFAFCFIVLLTRSSFYTYLMVPFQVFTLLGAFYTFFVIIRAIRDSSPGSFIFLISFVVFISSFTNDILVNNLIFHGPLLIHFGIFTMFFVQSVYIARNFSKGFVDAENLAGELSEKNHTLQSVQNQLTELNERLETRVKDKTEELQGKLDQIGKDMRLAKSIIQSVTKLPDLDPYIKVDILYKPIAEVGGDIYFVKRIQDFYYRFFLGDATGHGLQAALYSMMIQSEFERVSAVAMRPNDLLFYMNQHFYDKNADLQIYFPAIVMDFDFHQKILRYAGGGVQNQIHMKKNGVTAMLENTGPIIGILEHYRYGITESKVESCDRIFLFTDGLFEELNESDGTQAWGDLLEIIQKTVSLPFSEVLPSIQNMLFQRMEKSQWKDDSTLIFIEVT
- the coxB gene encoding cytochrome c oxidase subunit II, producing MSWSSLIPATSFMPIQATEIAKEVDLLYAFLIIASLVSFVILVGGMTWFLIKFKRTSLDQKSAYITHNNFAEFLWSFIPLIIMMGIFYWGMVIFEKLRTPPEDIAAEIHVTAEQWAWTYRYANGKEFYSSANDPMIVPAGKATKLVLTSKDVIHSFFVPAFRTKQDAVPGKLTQLWFEPKQPGEYIVFCTEYCGTKHSGMMIKIKAIPSEEYAAWYHAEKKGADSPADLGKTLFAQKACASCHSIDGSRIVGPTMKGLFGSGRKFADGSQTKADENYLRESILVSSAKIVEGYPPAMPVFQGQLSDEDVANLIEYIKSIK
- a CDS encoding STAS domain-containing protein, which translates into the protein MMEEFKIRLGFENGGNLPVIHISGEITSEAEEEIVESYESIPADKRNRVILNFSETSYINSAGIATLISLITKSSENQGKIEFAGLNTHFRKVMDIVGLTDFVLIHDSLNSALTQV
- a CDS encoding TPM domain-containing protein; translated protein: MKFNLIFINSKIIPRLGRKNIGCFLSILIVTFTEIFSYPVPKLERRVMDHAGILSEATVNQIETNLKQFEVETSNQIAVYTTASLQDEPIDDVAIQIFDEWKLGQKSKKNGVLLIVAPNERKMKILVGRGLEGSLTDIQAKHIIRDELKPRFIDKDMDGGVTAGVNAIMAAIRGEYSPSEDDVATTGNSSDEEVFSSGLVGGIFTLISLIVPSIGGIMFTVIGLLVLFPFLTFLFGSTFGLIVAVLLFILVMFLKRKLGIGNGGGSDGGYFGGGGWSSGGDSWSSGGSDSWSGGGGDSAGGGASGDW
- a CDS encoding TPM domain-containing protein, coding for MSILTRYFSKSDLDEIKSAVGEAESKTSAEIVPYFAESSHHYKEWAWLGAFLMGGVTGVTFYTAQKFYSLVWSGESFFAVLSVWIGALLGLSITILFPKLRINLVSKTAKQYFVDLRAKEAFLDEEVFLTKNRTGILIYISLFEHIVRILPDKEIARIVPKSEWNEAVRLIIEGMKSNKKKEGIVSSILFCGQLLKKYNIQIEKDDKNEISNEIRDGGKLM
- a CDS encoding citrate/2-methylcitrate synthase: MSEVEIHVKGKTYKLPVIVGTDGKEGIDLTDFYRKTGLVTVDPGLFNTALGLSKVSRRDPEKGELTYRGYDLKELAYQSTFVETSFLLIYGNLPTKQELNDFSGRLSKHSMIHEDMLNLFDGFPGVANPLAVLSVMVTSLSSYYLEEYEEKLDMGVDLIARLLAKIRTIAAFTYKHAVGHPFVYPLDKNPYCTNFLYMMHKMPADNYTVPEEFDRILNQMWILHADHEQNVSNTAVQVVGSTQANLFASISAGIMAQWGAREGGRPTAAIGLIEDIIKTKTPVKDYFERFKRGGLNIQTNGFGQKAYDVVSPRAMVAREIIREFYKGRKLSAVEDVALQIDEVVWNDSYFMENLLYPNLEYYSGLVFHTLGIPKNMFSVMQVIGRLPGWLAHWREQRMKGDFSKVRPKQIYVGENQRKYIPVQNRL
- a CDS encoding COX15/CtaA family protein, giving the protein MTLKRFYTILSAMILINLLYGPLVRATDSGLACPDWPLCHGKFVPEFTFQIFMEVGHRYYSGILGILVGIGFVWILRNEETRKNLGIPATLSLLFLISQVILGGLTVTKLLHPTTVNLHLLNAVLLLSSCLTVRLLIAEGNTTTFQWNRPGKYFFLFVLSVVLYQLFLGGKVSSHYAGLVCSDFPTCNGEWFPKMIGPIRFQMEHRLFGYIAALSVLSLSAYGILYLKDNLVKKSLKIAAYLISFQIFLGAMNVLYQLPKIITGLHTLNGVLVFMFCFIAAFYHFRSSETGAQ
- a CDS encoding SCO family protein → MNIRFFFFLFLLIGTSVSAYDPHSNLTRENKLPKELENIGFSDVTGKSLNLDIPFRDESGKTVKFSDFLSKGKPILLSPVYFKCPTLCNFHLNGVFQGLKALDWSLGKEYQYIAVSIDPKENESVAFPKKGAYLKEYGREGAEFGLHLLTGTQESIDALTKQLDFRYAWDAEAKQYIHASGVYVLTPEGKVSRIFQGIQLEPRDLKFAFLEASSGKIGSFVDKFALFCFQFDPRKNKYTIYAYRMMQFGGAVTLLLLGAFLYINWRKITNNNRQGVT